From a region of the Teredinibacter turnerae genome:
- the tuf gene encoding elongation factor Tu, giving the protein MAKEKFERSKPHVNVGTIGHVDHGKTTLTAALTRVCSEVWGGAAVAFDGIDNAPEEKERGITIATSHVEYDSPSRHYAHVDCPGHADYVKNMITGAAQMDGAILVCGATDGPMPQTREHILLSRQVGVPYIVVFLNKADLLAEDCGGVGTEEYNEMLELVEMELRELLDTYEFPGDDTPIIPGSALMALNGEDDNELGTSAVKKLVETLDEYIPEPERAIDQPFLMPIEDVFSISGRGTVVTGRVERGIIKVGEELEIVGIKDTTKTTCTGVEMFRKLLDEGRAGENVGVLLRGTKRDEVERGQVLAKPGTITPHTVFQSEVYVLSKDEGGRHTPFFKGYRPQFYFRTTDVTGACELPEGVEMVMPGDNIQMTVTLIAPIAMEEGLRFAIREGGRTVGAGVVAKIIE; this is encoded by the coding sequence GTGGCTAAAGAAAAATTTGAACGTAGTAAACCCCACGTAAACGTAGGCACCATCGGTCACGTTGACCATGGTAAAACCACTCTGACCGCAGCTCTGACTCGTGTATGTTCAGAAGTATGGGGCGGTGCGGCCGTTGCTTTCGACGGTATCGATAATGCGCCAGAAGAGAAAGAGCGTGGTATTACCATCGCAACTTCTCACGTAGAGTACGATTCCCCAAGTCGTCACTACGCGCACGTTGACTGTCCTGGACACGCCGACTACGTGAAAAACATGATTACTGGTGCTGCTCAGATGGACGGCGCCATCCTGGTTTGTGGTGCGACTGACGGCCCAATGCCTCAGACTCGTGAGCACATCCTGCTGTCTCGTCAGGTAGGTGTACCTTACATCGTTGTATTCCTGAACAAAGCGGACCTGCTGGCTGAAGACTGTGGCGGCGTTGGTACCGAAGAGTACAACGAGATGTTGGAACTGGTTGAAATGGAGCTGCGTGAACTGCTGGATACTTACGAGTTCCCTGGCGACGACACTCCAATTATCCCAGGTTCTGCGTTGATGGCCCTCAACGGCGAAGACGACAACGAGTTGGGTACTTCCGCAGTTAAGAAGCTGGTTGAAACTCTCGACGAGTACATTCCTGAGCCAGAGCGCGCTATCGATCAGCCGTTCCTGATGCCTATCGAAGACGTATTCTCAATCTCCGGTCGTGGTACTGTTGTAACCGGTCGTGTTGAGCGTGGCATTATCAAAGTGGGTGAAGAACTCGAGATCGTTGGTATTAAAGACACTACCAAAACCACCTGTACCGGTGTTGAAATGTTCCGTAAGCTGCTTGACGAAGGTCGTGCAGGCGAGAACGTTGGTGTTCTTTTGCGTGGTACCAAGCGTGACGAAGTTGAGCGTGGTCAGGTTCTGGCTAAGCCAGGCACTATCACTCCTCACACTGTATTCCAGTCAGAAGTTTACGTTCTGTCTAAAGATGAAGGTGGTCGTCACACTCCATTCTTCAAAGGCTATCGTCCACAGTTCTACTTCCGTACTACTGACGTAACGGGTGCGTGTGAACTGCCAGAAGGCGTTGAGATGGTAATGCCAGGTGATAACATTCAAATGACTGTTACCCTGATTGCACCTATCGCGATGGAAGAAGGCCTGCGCTTCGCTATCCGTGAAGGTGGCCGTACCGTTGGTGCTGGTGTTGTTGCTAAGATCATCGAGTAA
- the fusA gene encoding elongation factor G: protein MARKTPIARYRNIGICAHVDAGKTTTTERVLFYTGLSHKIGEVHDGAATMDWMEQEQERGITITSAATTCFWAGMEQQFDQHRINIIDTPGHVDFTIEVERSLRVLDGAVVVLCGSSGVQPQTETVWRQANKYEVPRMVFVNKMDRAGANFLRVVEQLKDRLGATAVPLQMTIGSEDEFKGIVDLIEMKAILWNEADQGMTFDRADIPADMLEECEELREQMVEAAAEANEELMEKYLEEGELTNDEIKKGIRLRTLANEIVPVLGGSAFKNKGVQAMLDAVIEYLPAPTEVKAIQGTLEDGETVAERHADDNEPFSALAFKIATDPFVGTLTFFRVYSGKLESGTALLNSVKGKKERVGRMVQMHSNSREEIKEVLAGDIAAAIGLKDTTTGDTLCAENSFIVLERMEFPEPVISVAVEPKSKADQEKMGIALGKLAQEDPSFRVRTDEETGQTIISGMGELHLDILVDRMRREFKVEANIGKPQVAYRERITKVSEIEGKFVRQSGGRGQFGHVWIKFEPAEDGDAEGLEFVNEIVGGVVPKEYIPAVEKGISEQMQNGVVAGYPLLGLKATIYDGSYHDVDSNEMAFKIAASMATKKLAQHGGAVLLEPMMKVEVVTPEENMGDVVGDLNRRRGLIQGMDENPSGKVVNAEVPLAEMFGYATALRSATQGRATFTMEFERYAEAPSNIAEEIIAKNKTGE from the coding sequence GTGGCACGTAAAACTCCTATCGCACGTTATCGTAATATCGGTATCTGTGCGCACGTAGACGCTGGTAAAACCACCACAACCGAGCGTGTTCTCTTCTATACCGGTCTTTCTCACAAGATCGGTGAAGTGCACGATGGTGCGGCCACCATGGACTGGATGGAGCAGGAACAGGAGCGTGGTATTACCATTACTTCTGCTGCTACCACCTGTTTCTGGGCCGGTATGGAACAGCAATTTGATCAACATCGTATCAACATCATCGATACGCCTGGACACGTTGACTTCACCATCGAAGTAGAGCGTTCTCTGCGTGTTCTCGATGGTGCGGTTGTCGTGTTGTGTGGTTCTTCCGGTGTACAGCCTCAAACTGAGACTGTATGGCGTCAGGCCAACAAATACGAAGTACCTCGTATGGTATTCGTAAACAAAATGGACCGTGCAGGTGCAAACTTCCTGCGTGTAGTCGAGCAGTTGAAAGATCGCCTTGGTGCGACCGCTGTACCTCTGCAAATGACCATCGGTTCAGAAGACGAATTTAAAGGTATTGTCGACCTGATCGAAATGAAAGCGATTCTCTGGAACGAAGCGGACCAGGGTATGACTTTCGATCGCGCCGACATCCCAGCCGACATGCTCGAAGAGTGTGAAGAACTGCGTGAGCAGATGGTTGAAGCAGCAGCTGAAGCCAACGAAGAACTGATGGAAAAGTACCTGGAAGAAGGTGAGCTGACTAACGACGAAATCAAAAAAGGTATTCGTTTACGTACCTTGGCGAACGAAATCGTTCCCGTTCTGGGCGGTTCCGCATTCAAGAACAAAGGCGTGCAGGCAATGCTGGACGCGGTTATTGAATACCTTCCTGCGCCGACTGAAGTTAAGGCTATCCAGGGTACGCTGGAAGACGGTGAAACCGTTGCAGAGCGTCATGCAGACGATAACGAACCTTTTTCTGCTTTGGCGTTCAAAATCGCTACCGACCCATTCGTGGGTACGCTGACATTCTTCCGTGTTTACTCTGGTAAATTGGAAAGTGGTACCGCGCTGTTGAACTCTGTTAAGGGTAAAAAAGAGCGTGTAGGCCGTATGGTGCAGATGCACTCCAACAGCCGTGAAGAAATCAAAGAAGTATTGGCAGGCGACATTGCTGCCGCGATTGGTTTGAAAGATACAACAACAGGTGACACTCTTTGCGCGGAAAACAGCTTCATCGTTTTGGAGCGTATGGAATTCCCTGAGCCTGTGATCTCCGTTGCAGTAGAGCCTAAGTCAAAAGCGGATCAGGAAAAAATGGGTATCGCTCTGGGCAAGCTTGCTCAGGAAGACCCGTCTTTCCGTGTGCGCACAGACGAAGAAACCGGTCAAACGATCATCTCTGGTATGGGTGAGCTTCACCTGGACATTCTGGTTGATCGTATGCGTCGTGAATTTAAAGTGGAAGCTAACATCGGTAAGCCGCAGGTAGCTTACCGTGAGCGTATCACCAAAGTTTCTGAAATCGAAGGCAAGTTCGTTCGTCAGTCAGGTGGTCGCGGTCAGTTCGGTCACGTTTGGATTAAGTTCGAACCCGCTGAAGATGGTGATGCTGAAGGTCTTGAATTTGTGAATGAAATTGTAGGCGGTGTGGTTCCCAAGGAATACATCCCTGCAGTCGAAAAAGGTATCAGCGAGCAAATGCAGAACGGTGTTGTCGCTGGCTACCCACTGTTGGGGCTGAAGGCCACCATTTATGACGGGTCGTACCACGATGTTGACTCGAATGAAATGGCCTTTAAAATTGCTGCCTCAATGGCGACCAAGAAATTGGCGCAGCATGGCGGTGCCGTACTGCTTGAGCCAATGATGAAGGTTGAAGTCGTAACTCCTGAAGAAAACATGGGTGACGTTGTCGGTGACTTGAACCGTCGTCGTGGCCTGATTCAGGGTATGGACGAAAACCCTTCAGGTAAAGTTGTTAATGCAGAAGTGCCTCTGGCCGAAATGTTCGGTTACGCCACCGCTCTGCGTTCGGCAACACAGGGTCGTGCGACCTTCACAATGGAGTTTGAGCGTTACGCTGAAGCGCCAAGTAATATCGCAGAAGAAATCATCGCCAAAAACAAGACCGGTGAGTAA
- the rpsG gene encoding 30S ribosomal protein S7: MPRRRVVAKREVLPDPKFGNVTLAKFMNHVMISGKKSVAERIVYGALDLVKEKLNKDPLEVFDEALENIAPLVEVKSRRVGGATYQVPVEVRPSRREALAMRWLVEYSRNRGEKSMPQRLAGELIDASQSKGGAVKKREDVHRMAEANKAFSHFRF; this comes from the coding sequence ATGCCTAGAAGAAGAGTTGTCGCCAAGCGCGAAGTGCTGCCAGATCCTAAATTTGGCAACGTGACTTTGGCAAAATTCATGAACCACGTAATGATCAGTGGTAAAAAATCCGTTGCAGAGCGCATTGTTTATGGTGCTCTGGATCTGGTTAAAGAGAAATTAAACAAAGATCCTCTGGAAGTATTTGATGAGGCTTTGGAAAACATCGCTCCGCTGGTGGAAGTAAAATCCCGCCGCGTTGGTGGTGCAACCTACCAGGTGCCTGTTGAAGTGCGCCCCTCACGCCGTGAAGCGCTTGCCATGCGCTGGTTGGTGGAATACTCCCGCAATCGCGGTGAGAAATCCATGCCTCAGCGCCTCGCTGGCGAATTGATCGATGCTTCCCAGAGCAAGGGCGGTGCGGTTAAGAAGCGTGAAGACGTTCACCGTATGGCCGAAGCGAACAAGGCGTTCTCGCACTTCCGCTTCTAA
- the rpsL gene encoding 30S ribosomal protein S12, with protein MATINQLVRKPRKRKAKTSDVRALEACPQRRGVCTRVYTTTPKKPNSALRKVCRVRLTNGFEVSSYIGGEGHNLQEHSVVLIRGGRVKDLPGVRYHTVRGALDTSGVNDRKRGRSKYGTKRPK; from the coding sequence ATGGCAACGATCAACCAGTTGGTTCGTAAGCCGAGAAAACGCAAAGCTAAGACCAGTGACGTTCGCGCCCTGGAAGCATGTCCTCAGCGCCGCGGTGTTTGTACTCGTGTTTATACCACTACACCGAAAAAGCCAAACTCTGCACTGCGTAAAGTATGTCGTGTGCGTTTGACTAACGGCTTTGAAGTATCTTCCTACATTGGCGGTGAAGGCCACAACCTTCAAGAGCACAGTGTTGTATTGATTCGCGGCGGTCGTGTAAAAGACTTGCCTGGTGTGCGTTATCACACTGTTCGTGGTGCTCTGGATACGTCTGGCGTTAACGATCGTAAGCGCGGTCGTTCCAAGTACGGTACCAAGCGTCCTAAGTAA
- the rpoC gene encoding DNA-directed RNA polymerase subunit beta', which yields MKDLLNLLKNQGQTDEFDGIRIGLASPDMIRSWSFGEVKKPETINYRTFKPEREGLFCAKIFGPVKDYECLCGKYKRMKHRGIICEKCGVEVTLAKVRRERMGHIELACPTAHIWFLKSLPSRIGLLLDMTLRSIERVLYFESFVVTDPGMTTLERGQLLTDEQYFESMEEFGDEFEAKMGAEAIQQLVRDIDLEKEAQEIREEIPTTNSETKIKKLSKRLKLLEAFIQSGNKPEWMILEALPVLPPDLRPLVPLDGGRFATSDLNDLYRRVINRNNRLKRLLDLNAPDIIVRNEKRMLQESVDALLDNGRRGRAITGSNKRPLKSLADMIKGKQGRFRQNLLGKRVDYSGRSVIVTGPTLRLHQCGLPKKMALELFKPFIFSKLELRGLATTIKAAKKMVEREEPVVWDILDEVIREHPVLLNRAPTLHRLGIQAFEPVLIEGKAIQLHPLVCAAYNADFDGDQMAVHVPLTLEAQLEARALMMSTNNILSPASGEPIIVPSQDVVLGLYWMTRERVNDLGEGMVFSDTKEVSRAFYARKIGLQAKIKVRIRQAVMREDGEIEESISLSETTVGRVLLWEIVPDGIPFEMVNRPMVKKSISAIINFCYRVVGLKATVIFADQLMYMGYDFSTKSGSSIGVNDFEIPAEKATIIDSAEAEVKEIESQYASGLVTQGEKYNKVIDIWSRANDLVAKSMMEGISKEAVTNRDGDEEKQDSFNSVYMYADSGARGSPAQIRQLAGMRGLMARPDGSIIETPIVANFREGLNVLQYFISTHGARKGLADTALKTANSGYLTRRLVDVAQDVVITSPDCGTDEGLTMTPVIEGGDIIESLGDRILGRVVARDVVRPGSDEILIPAGTIIDEKWVERVEVMGIDEVIVRSAITCESRHGICAQCYGRDLARGHRANIGEAVGVIAAQSIGEPGTQLTMRTFHIGGAASRASAADSIQVKQDGTVRLHNIKVVTRSSGELVAVSRSGELAVADSAGRERERYKVPYGAVISVKDGEEVKGGSFIAKWDPHTHPIITEVAGRVALTGMEDGLSIRKQTDELTGLSSIEVMDTGERPSSGKDLKPAVTLVDENGNEVMLAHANQPAHYMLPGKSILSLSNGDNVGVGDVIARIPQEGSKTRDITGGLPRVADLFEARKPKEPAILAEISGTISFGKETKGKRRLVITPLNGETLADGSTSYEVLIPKHRQLTVFEGENVAKGEVVSDGPSNPHDILRLQGVEALARYIVNEIQEVYRLQGVKINDKHIEVIVRQMLRKAEITSMGDSDFVKGEQVEYNNVLEQNEKLRANSHQPAQYERQLLGITKASLATESFISAASFQETTRVLTEAAVTGKLDNLRGLKENVVVGRLIPAGTGLAYHNERRRRREEDHGSADSVSAAEVEAALTEALRSTSS from the coding sequence TTGAAAGACTTACTTAACTTGTTGAAAAACCAGGGCCAAACTGACGAGTTCGATGGTATCCGCATCGGCCTCGCCTCGCCCGATATGATTCGCTCCTGGTCGTTTGGTGAAGTGAAAAAGCCAGAGACCATTAACTACCGTACGTTTAAGCCAGAGCGTGAAGGTTTGTTCTGCGCCAAAATTTTTGGCCCGGTTAAGGATTACGAGTGCTTGTGCGGCAAATACAAGCGCATGAAGCACCGCGGTATTATCTGTGAGAAGTGTGGCGTTGAAGTGACTTTGGCGAAAGTTCGCCGTGAGCGCATGGGCCATATCGAACTTGCTTGTCCAACTGCTCACATCTGGTTTTTGAAATCGCTGCCAAGCCGCATCGGTTTGTTGCTGGATATGACTCTGCGCAGCATCGAGCGCGTGCTGTACTTTGAATCCTTCGTTGTCACCGATCCCGGTATGACTACCTTGGAGCGCGGTCAGTTACTGACTGACGAGCAATATTTCGAGTCGATGGAAGAGTTCGGCGACGAATTCGAAGCAAAAATGGGTGCTGAGGCAATTCAGCAGCTGGTTCGCGATATCGACCTGGAAAAAGAAGCGCAGGAAATCCGCGAAGAAATTCCGACGACCAATTCCGAAACCAAAATTAAAAAACTCTCCAAGCGACTCAAATTGCTGGAAGCGTTTATTCAGTCTGGCAACAAACCGGAGTGGATGATTCTGGAAGCCTTGCCTGTGCTGCCACCCGATTTGCGTCCGTTGGTGCCACTGGATGGCGGCCGTTTTGCTACGTCCGATCTGAACGATTTGTACCGTCGCGTTATCAACCGAAATAACCGTTTGAAGCGACTGCTGGATCTGAATGCGCCAGATATTATTGTGCGCAACGAAAAGCGTATGCTGCAGGAATCGGTTGATGCGTTGTTGGATAACGGACGTCGCGGTCGTGCGATCACCGGCTCCAACAAGCGACCACTGAAATCCCTGGCGGATATGATCAAAGGTAAACAGGGTCGTTTCCGTCAGAACCTGCTGGGTAAGCGTGTGGACTACTCGGGCCGTTCCGTAATTGTGACCGGTCCGACTCTGCGCTTGCACCAGTGTGGTCTGCCGAAGAAAATGGCACTCGAGCTATTTAAGCCGTTTATTTTCAGCAAGCTGGAATTGCGTGGTCTTGCGACCACAATCAAAGCGGCGAAGAAAATGGTTGAGCGCGAAGAGCCCGTGGTGTGGGATATCCTTGACGAGGTTATCCGAGAGCACCCGGTATTGCTTAACCGTGCACCGACACTTCACCGTCTGGGTATTCAGGCGTTTGAGCCGGTGCTGATTGAAGGTAAAGCGATCCAGCTGCACCCGCTGGTTTGTGCGGCATATAACGCCGACTTCGACGGTGACCAGATGGCGGTTCACGTACCGCTAACGCTGGAGGCTCAGCTCGAAGCCCGTGCGCTGATGATGTCCACTAACAACATTCTTTCACCTGCCTCTGGTGAGCCAATTATCGTTCCTTCCCAGGACGTTGTATTGGGTCTGTACTGGATGACACGCGAGCGCGTCAACGATCTCGGCGAAGGTATGGTGTTCTCCGACACCAAAGAAGTTTCACGTGCATTCTACGCGCGTAAAATTGGTCTTCAGGCGAAAATTAAAGTGCGTATTCGTCAGGCGGTGATGCGTGAAGACGGTGAAATAGAAGAGTCGATTTCGCTGTCTGAAACCACGGTTGGCCGTGTACTGCTGTGGGAGATCGTTCCGGATGGCATTCCATTCGAGATGGTTAACCGCCCGATGGTTAAAAAATCCATTTCCGCGATTATCAACTTCTGTTACCGCGTGGTTGGTTTGAAAGCGACCGTTATTTTCGCTGACCAGCTCATGTACATGGGTTATGACTTCAGTACGAAATCCGGTTCTTCTATCGGTGTTAACGACTTCGAGATTCCCGCAGAAAAAGCGACAATCATCGACAGTGCTGAAGCCGAAGTTAAAGAGATCGAAAGCCAATACGCTTCCGGTCTGGTAACCCAGGGCGAGAAATACAACAAAGTTATCGACATCTGGTCCCGTGCCAACGACTTGGTTGCGAAATCCATGATGGAAGGTATCTCCAAGGAAGCCGTGACCAATCGCGACGGTGACGAAGAGAAGCAAGATTCCTTCAACTCTGTGTATATGTATGCGGACTCTGGTGCGCGGGGTTCACCCGCTCAGATTCGTCAGCTGGCGGGTATGCGTGGTTTGATGGCGCGTCCAGATGGCTCGATTATCGAAACTCCGATTGTTGCGAACTTCCGCGAGGGGCTGAACGTACTCCAGTACTTCATCTCGACTCACGGTGCGCGTAAAGGTTTGGCGGATACCGCACTGAAAACCGCGAACTCAGGTTACCTGACCCGACGGTTGGTGGACGTTGCACAGGACGTGGTTATTACCTCACCGGATTGTGGTACGGATGAAGGTTTGACCATGACGCCGGTTATCGAAGGTGGTGACATCATCGAATCGCTGGGTGATCGTATTCTGGGGCGTGTGGTCGCACGCGACGTTGTACGCCCGGGTAGCGACGAGATCCTGATTCCGGCCGGCACGATTATCGACGAAAAATGGGTCGAGCGCGTTGAGGTGATGGGTATTGATGAGGTTATCGTACGCTCCGCCATCACCTGCGAAAGCCGTCACGGTATTTGTGCTCAGTGTTACGGTCGCGACCTTGCACGTGGTCATCGCGCGAACATCGGTGAAGCGGTCGGTGTTATTGCGGCCCAGTCGATCGGTGAGCCGGGTACCCAGCTGACCATGCGTACATTCCACATCGGTGGTGCTGCGAGCCGGGCGTCTGCGGCAGACAGTATTCAGGTGAAACAAGACGGTACTGTGCGCCTGCACAACATTAAAGTTGTGACTCGTTCCAGTGGTGAGCTGGTTGCAGTGAGTCGTTCCGGTGAACTGGCTGTTGCTGATAGCGCCGGGCGTGAGCGTGAACGCTATAAAGTCCCTTATGGCGCGGTCATTTCCGTGAAAGACGGCGAAGAGGTTAAAGGCGGTTCGTTCATCGCGAAGTGGGATCCGCACACGCACCCCATCATCACTGAAGTTGCGGGTCGTGTTGCTTTGACCGGCATGGAAGATGGCTTGTCGATCCGCAAACAAACGGATGAATTGACCGGTCTCTCCAGTATCGAAGTTATGGATACGGGTGAGCGTCCTTCATCCGGTAAAGACCTGAAGCCTGCGGTCACGCTAGTGGATGAAAACGGCAACGAAGTGATGTTGGCGCACGCCAACCAGCCTGCGCATTACATGTTGCCAGGCAAGTCGATCTTGTCTCTGAGCAATGGCGACAATGTTGGTGTGGGTGACGTTATTGCGCGTATCCCGCAAGAAGGTTCGAAAACCCGCGACATCACGGGTGGTCTGCCGCGCGTTGCTGATTTGTTTGAAGCGCGTAAGCCTAAAGAGCCTGCTATTCTCGCTGAAATTTCCGGCACCATTTCCTTCGGTAAAGAAACCAAAGGTAAGCGTCGCCTGGTGATTACACCGCTGAATGGCGAAACTTTGGCCGATGGTTCAACCAGCTACGAAGTACTTATTCCGAAACACCGCCAGTTGACCGTGTTCGAAGGTGAGAACGTGGCGAAGGGTGAAGTTGTTTCCGATGGCCCAAGCAACCCTCACGACATTCTGCGTTTGCAGGGTGTAGAGGCACTGGCTCGCTATATTGTTAACGAAATTCAGGAGGTATACCGCCTCCAGGGTGTAAAAATTAACGATAAGCACATTGAAGTTATTGTTCGTCAAATGCTGCGTAAAGCGGAAATTACCTCGATGGGTGATTCCGATTTCGTTAAAGGCGAGCAGGTTGAATACAACAATGTGTTGGAGCAAAACGAGAAGTTGCGTGCTAATAGTCATCAGCCTGCGCAATACGAGCGCCAGTTGCTGGGTATTACCAAAGCTTCTCTGGCAACTGAGTCGTTTATTTCTGCGGCTTCGTTCCAGGAAACGACACGCGTTCTTACTGAAGCAGCGGTTACCGGCAAGCTGGATAACCTGCGCGGCCTGAAAGAAAACGTGGTTGTCGGGCGTCTTATCCCGGCGGGTACCGGTTTGGCGTATCACAACGAACGCCGTCGCCGTCGCGAAGAAGACCACGGTTCCGCTGACAGTGTAAGTGCTGCAGAAGTCGAAGCGGCACTGACCGAGGCACTGCGTTCTACGTCGTCTTAA